A single genomic interval of Corvus hawaiiensis isolate bCorHaw1 chromosome 5, bCorHaw1.pri.cur, whole genome shotgun sequence harbors:
- the LOC125326654 gene encoding translation initiation factor IF-2-like, whose translation MAAPRAPPPPRLPPCARAPTGPPIGRRRRPRARPPPRHWPAGPSDRGPIGRGGVTAVPAAGAGSEPSQPGAAAAAGAASGERRSSAPMGAAPPAPIYSGAGSARRLSRWAPAAPRHAARAAPAPRTAFARRVAAESSRGRRQRSCAPAAVRRADGCSRLEGHGGHPRKEAAAHPHTHPPTITPPAPPVASRRSPCREGAAPLPPPGSRGARPEDGGGREAVPGLPRWSGSGTGERRGRRVESYSSPPPGCALETMA comes from the exons ATGGCGGCCCcgcgcgcgccgccgccgccgcgcctgCCGCCCTGCGCGCGCGCCCCGACGGGCCCGCCCAttggccgccgccgccgtccgCGCGCCCGGCCGCCGCCTCGCCATTGGCCGGCGGGCCCGTCGGACCGCGGCCCCATTGGGCGCGGCGGCGTCACGGCGGtgccggcggcgggagcggggagCGAACCGAGCCaaccgggagcggcggcggcggcgggcgcagcCAGTGGCGAGCGGCGATCCTCAGCGCCAATGGGAGCTGCGCCTCCAGCCCCTATTTATAGCGGCGCCGGGAGTGCCCGCCGCCTCTCCCGCTGGGCTCCTGCTGCGCCGCGCCATGCGGCCCGggcagcgcccgccccgcgcacGGCGTTTGCCCGCCGAGTGGCCGCGGAGTCCAGCCGCGGGAGGCGGCAGCGGAGCTGTGCCCCGGCTGCCGTGAGGAG GGCCGATGGCTGCTCCCGCCTCGAGGGACACGGAGGACACCCGCGGAAGGAGGCGGCCGCACATCCCCATACACACCCTCCCACCATCACCCCCCCGGCGCCCCCCGTCGCTTCCCGCCGCTCCCCGTGCCGGGAAggcgcggccccgctgccgccgcccggAAGCCGCGGGGCGCGCCCGGAAGACGGTGGCGGCCGGGAGGCGGTGCCGGGGCTGCCACGTTGGAGCGGTTCGGGGACGGGTGAGCGCCGGGGACGCCGAG TGGAGAGTtattcctcccctccccccggGTGTGCTCTGGAGACGATGGCTTAG